The stretch of DNA tgtgatatgttcatctgttatgctagttcgcatgattagtttaatctttgatgctgtagtcatgatttatcttctgtttattcggattaaatctcgtagtaatttgctcatatttccaacagtttcatcAAGAAGATGTGATTTCGTCGGTCTTTGGTTCTTAGGTTCGTTAAAGTTGTAGTGCTTCTGGTTGGTGCCGCTGCCGACATCCAACAATGTACTGCTAGTGTTTTTTGGCTTTTTTTTCTTTGTCGTATCTTTTCTTCTTTTGTATGTGGATCTTTTCAACACCTTGTATGTTTGGCCTTGTGGGAGGGTTGTTTTGGTTCTAGGGTGCATATGCTTcctaatgaacagtaaattcaaaataagtaataaataaaatttaaaaattctgtttttcagATGTTCATGTTAGTGTAACAAGTATGCTTGATAATCTTCATATGAAATAGGATGACAGTGTTTCGTcggtaaaaaataaataaaataagtgTAACATTTGAAGGTAACATTTATCGTTTGACTTTTTTTTGCACAACAAAATTCTTAAGGTTTTCTCCTAAAAATTTGCACGTAGCATTTTAGTGTGATAGTGAACACACCTATGTTTTTCAACTTTTTCACATTTGCAAAAAATATTTTTGGTGGGCAGGAGCATATGTTGTCAAGAGCTGAATTGGTTTTTTTTTTTGCTTGTGGCTTGATTTAAAACAGGACGAGAGCCTATTTTGAGTTTTTGCCCAGAGACAAAGTGTGGGTTTTATGCTTTTGACTTTGGACGGATTTTCATCCTACGCAGCTGCCCTAGACACGCTTATATCATGCAGGATTATAAATTAACCGTGTAGCAATCGGTACTAAGCACATGCTTTTCTTACGTGAGTATTGCTAGGTTCTAGCCTGGCTGCTATGCATGCCTACATCATTCAGATAGAGCCACGAACATTTCAAAATGGGCTGCGTTGTCTTGTGTAAAGATTATACTCACTTAGCGGACGTGGACTCTTGGTTCCTGAGTGTATTACATCCTATATGAAAAAGATATTAGTAATTAAATAAAAATTTAAAAATCTGAAAATATTTTTGCAATAAACTTGACTCTTCATTGTACTTGTGAAAAAAAATTCCACAAAAAAGCCCCTTTGACATCTTTAAAAAATAATATTTTGGccaaaatagtgtgaatagtgacctataatatcAAATAATCCCTGAAGTCAATGTTGTTTATTTCGTGAAAATTTATTATACTAGTGCAAATGAAAGTTAAGCTTATTCAAAAAAACTTCTGAACTATTTTAACCTTTTTTTATAATTATTATCATCCCTCATATAGGGTGTATGTACAACCAGAAACCAAGTGTATTTCCCCTTACCTAGTTTGTTTTACCATCCGCCACAACTTTTTGCTGATAATATTTTGCTCGTGATCACGGATCCTTCCTTCCAGGCATTTTCTTCTCCAACCTTTGTACATAAGTTGTATTACAAAATGTAGATAAACGCTGCGCGTTTCAATTCCAGGATGTTGCTTTTTCCTCCTCTCAAATAAACACCAACAATGGAGCTCCAACGAAGCTAAATTCTGATATGACTTAGAATAATAAATGTAGCTACGCACGGGGGTGCAATTTCGCCACTAGTGGACATGCAGTTGCGCACAACCATCAAGCCAGCAAGCGCGTTTGATGGACATGCAGTTGTGCATAATTAGTAGGCGTGCAACTAAGTTGCGCGTCAATACTTGGATGTGCCACCGCAATTTTGCAAGATGTCCTTGCCGGCGCTTGGCTCTTCGTCGTGGATTCCTTGTCGGCGCTGCCCCGGTCCCGGTGGCTCTGGACCTACGTCTTCCAGCGTCCACGGTTCGCTGGCGTCCTCTACCGATGTAGTTCCGGCTCCGGTGTTGCTGGTGCTGCGTCCTTCCAGCTCCTTTAGCCGTCGGTGGTTCGGTGGCTTTGTCGTCGGCAGCTCGGATTTGTGCTCCTTCTGTAGTTGCTTGCCGGCGTTGCCGGTAGTCACCACTTCCCTCACGTCGGCTCTCTGCTCCATCACTCCGCCCCCGTCCACCTTGCCGCCTCGTCCTTCGGGCAAATCCAAAGCTCACGTCTTTTCGGTGGCGCCAAGTGCCACCCCCGACGGCAGATTCAGCCCCACCCCTCCTGAGTTAGTGGTCTTGACGAGTGGCCTGACTTCATCATCTTCGGAATCATGCTTCGGCGACATTGGGACTGCTCGGACTTAGGCCATGGATCCCTGCTCGGCTTACCGATGTTGGCAGCGGCGACACCCACAGGTATTGTTTCCCTTCTTGGAGGCATTGCCATGGCCTTTATCCGTGCCCTTTTTCGAGCACCGGGGGAAACCCCAGGTCTGGTTCTTCGGATTGGAAGCCGCCGGCATCACGAGGTCGttttccttcttggaggcgctaTCTTGTTTGCTTGAGGTGTATCCGATGTTTAGTTTTTGAGATGTTGGATGTCCCGTTGGTCCGACTTTCGTCCCTAGTTCTAAGCTTCATGGGTTTAGCAgtgtttttctttctttattcGGGCCGAGCATCCCCTGTCTCTCTGCTCATGGTGTCATGTTCATGCCTTTGTGTATGTGTCATGTGTCGTATTTTTTCTATACTCATTCTGCTTTCTTCTATCAATAAAATGCCACACAAGCTTTACGTATTTGCAAAAAAAAGTTTGCAAGATGTCAAGTGGGCGTGCGTAAGCCCAGTTGAGAGTGCATGCAAAAAGACAAAAGTAAAATAGAAAATGCAAAAGCCGACGGATGTGCAACTGCACTTGTGCAGGAATGGGTGAATCTTAAGTGTAGTCATGCGTGGCGGCATGAAAAGTCAAAACTGAAAATTAACCGTAAATTAATCAAATAAAAAGATACTCTGCGTAAAATCAATTAGTGCGGGAGTTAGATGCGACTTTGTTAATTCTCTTTTCTTTGTGTGGGAGTTAGATTAGCAAATCCGatatttttccttctttcttcttcttattattaattTTAAGTGGTAAAGTAAGTAACGTTTTCTTTGAGGTACGAATATATTAGCCCTTGGAGAGCTTAAAACATGGAGTAATTACTGGTCGAGGTCGAGATGACATGGCTATATAAGAGGGCTTAAGGTTGCTAATCTCATCAACATGATAAGCCTTCCTTTACTAACTCGTTTGACTACATAGCTATCTGCATTTGCTGTCATTTCTAATTGTAAATATTTTGCACAACGCGCAAGTGTGCACGGAGCCTCGGACATCATTGACACGCCAACCATGCCGGTCGCCGTGGCTGCCTCCGGCGACACAAACGTCGTGGAGGACCTCTACGGCATCCTCCGTGTACTCAGCGACGGCACCGTTGTCCGGTCACCGGACCCGCCGGAGTTTTGCCCCGTCACCTTCCCCTGCGACCACCCTTCCGTGCAGTGGAAGGAGGCCGTCTACGATAAGGGCAAGAACCTCCGCGTCCGCATGTACAAGCCGTCGGGCGGCGGTGAGCAGGCCGGCCGGAAGCTGCCGGTGCTCGTCCACTTCCATGGCGGGGGCTTCTGTCTCGGCTCGTGCACGTGGGGAAACTTCCACAGCTTCTGCCTCCGCCTCGCCGCGGAGGCCGGCGCCGTCGTGCTCTCCGCCGGGTACCGCCTCGCTCCGGAGCACCGCCTCCCCGCGGCCCTCGACGATGCGGCAGGCTTCTTAGAATGGCTCTGCGAGCAATCCGTGAGCACCGAGGCCGAGGACGGGTGGCTCACGGAGGCGGCCGACTTTGGCCGCGTGTTCGTCACCGGCGACTCGGCGGGCGGGACCTTAGCGCACCACCTCGCCGTTAGCGCCGGGTCGGCCACGCCCAAACACGGCGATGACGTCGACTCGATCACGATCAAAGGCTACATCCTGCTCATGCCGTTCTTCGGCGGTGTGGACCGGACGCGGTCGGAGGCGGTGGAGTTCCCGTTGGCGGAAGAGCCGTTCCTCAACCTGGCCGTGCTGGACCGATTCTGGCGGCTCTCGCTGCCGGAGGGCGCCAGCAGGGACCACCCGATCGCCAACCCGTTCGGGGCGGACAGCCCTGGGCTGGGCTCGGTGAAGTTCCCGCCGGTCCTCGTCGTTTCCAGCGGCACCGACTTGCTGCACGACCGCACCGTTGACTACGCGGAGCGGCTGGCCGGGATGGGGAAGCCGGTGAAGGTCGTGGATTTCCCCAACGACCCACACGGGTTCTTCACGCAGGACCCGTGGTCCGAGACCACCGGCGAGCTGATCCGGCTCGTCAGCGTGTTCGTTGTCGACAGCTGCGTCGCCGTCGCGGCGCCAAAGACGGCTTGATTCGGTACGTACATACATGTGCAGAGGTGCCTGTTTTGGTGTACAAGACAGTCGACAGTTGAGGCGACACGACCAGAAAGTACGTCAACGTTCGGCTCGTCTGCATCGTCTTGCATTAAACTAAATGATACCAGTCGTGTTGATTGAGAATCGGTTACAATATGTTTCAATGATATTTAAGTGTGAAATATAAATATATAGATTAATATCGCGTGAATCAAAATTAAGAGTGTTGTATTTTATTATGTATatagttgtaaaatatttattgaatGTAAGTAGAATAATAGAATGTAAAATATTTTCCCAAGCATGCATGGTTGCATGTGATGGTGGATCTTTTTTCATGTATGATTGCAAGTTGAGGTGGACCTTATCTCATTCATAATTGTATGGTAATGTGTCATGCTTAGATGTTGACATAAGCGAGAGTGACGAACACAGAGCACTGCCTTCCAAGGCCATAGGAGGCTCTCTGTAGCTCCGTGCTCTCCGCTCCGTCCCTCgagcccgctgagggagtcctggactaaggggtcctcgggcgtccgacctgttatctggtggctcggactgatgggctgtgaagacatgaaagcCGGAGATTATACctgagtccggattggactcttcttggcgtggaaggcaagcttggcgaccgactatgaagattcctttttatataaccgactctatgtaaaccctacatcccctcgttgtctatataaaccggaggggatagtctgaaaaggacacattcattaccatagtcatatatgctaggcttttagggtttagccatcacgatctcgtggtagatcaacttttgtaacacccatattcatcaatatcaatcatgcaggatgtagggtattacctccatagagagggcccggacctgggtaaacattgtgtcccttgtctcctgttaccatcgatcctagatgcacagttcgggacaccctacctgagatccgccggttttggcaccgacattgctgctttcattgagagttccactgtgccgtcgacaaaaggctcgatggctcgccttgtccttAAAGACAACATCACCCCTGGAGGAGCTCTGGCcccgggccaaaccctccggttgggcggctttactatgatcgcctgttcggccgttgagccgacgatgacctctcgggccatcgaaaaccctcttcgcatcaactccgagcactccaagcgGATGGATCCGgcgaactc from Triticum dicoccoides isolate Atlit2015 ecotype Zavitan chromosome 6A, WEW_v2.0, whole genome shotgun sequence encodes:
- the LOC119314199 gene encoding probable carboxylesterase 15, with protein sequence MPVAVAASGDTNVVEDLYGILRVLSDGTVVRSPDPPEFCPVTFPCDHPSVQWKEAVYDKGKNLRVRMYKPSGGGEQAGRKLPVLVHFHGGGFCLGSCTWGNFHSFCLRLAAEAGAVVLSAGYRLAPEHRLPAALDDAAGFLEWLCEQSVSTEAEDGWLTEAADFGRVFVTGDSAGGTLAHHLAVSAGSATPKHGDDVDSITIKGYILLMPFFGGVDRTRSEAVEFPLAEEPFLNLAVLDRFWRLSLPEGASRDHPIANPFGADSPGLGSVKFPPVLVVSSGTDLLHDRTVDYAERLAGMGKPVKVVDFPNDPHGFFTQDPWSETTGELIRLVSVFVVDSCVAVAAPKTA